A stretch of Crossiella cryophila DNA encodes these proteins:
- a CDS encoding ABC transporter ATP-binding protein, whose amino-acid sequence MTAPAETATGVSTVDDALVTVEGLKVHFPIKRGVILDRTVGYVYAVDGIDLSVRRGETYGLVGESGCGKSTFGRALLKLTPPTAGKVVFDGVDLSSLKGEPLRKMRRRIQMIFQDPLSSLDPRQSVESILVEGLRAHDLDKGKAETSKRLRELLTSVGLPSTALRKYPHEFSGGQRQRIGIARALTVEPDLIVADEPVSALDVSVQAQVVNLLEDLQEQLGLTYLVIAHDLAVVRHISDRVGVMYLGGLVEEAGSDTLYADPLHPYTRALLSAVPVPDPLLEDRRERILLAGDLPSPANPPTGCRFHTRCPWRQAKRCDTERPVLREIAPGHKVACHYAEDIKAGRIRAHEVEPILVQADDGISPDTALTGPASVTEVLGP is encoded by the coding sequence ATGACCGCCCCGGCCGAGACTGCCACCGGAGTGTCCACTGTGGACGATGCTCTGGTCACGGTGGAGGGACTCAAGGTCCACTTCCCGATCAAGCGCGGGGTCATCCTGGACCGCACGGTCGGCTACGTCTACGCGGTGGACGGCATCGACCTGTCGGTGCGCCGCGGCGAGACCTACGGCCTGGTCGGCGAATCCGGCTGCGGCAAGTCCACCTTCGGGCGGGCGCTGCTCAAGCTCACCCCGCCCACCGCGGGCAAGGTGGTCTTCGACGGCGTGGACCTGTCCTCGCTCAAGGGCGAGCCGCTGCGGAAGATGCGCCGCCGGATCCAGATGATCTTCCAGGACCCGCTGTCCTCGCTGGACCCGCGCCAGTCGGTGGAGTCCATCCTGGTGGAGGGCCTGCGCGCGCACGATCTGGACAAGGGCAAGGCGGAGACCAGCAAGCGCCTGCGGGAGCTGCTGACCTCGGTCGGCCTGCCCAGCACGGCACTGCGCAAGTACCCGCACGAGTTCTCCGGCGGCCAGCGGCAGCGCATCGGCATCGCCCGCGCGCTGACCGTGGAGCCGGACCTGATCGTGGCCGACGAGCCGGTGTCCGCACTGGACGTCTCGGTGCAGGCCCAGGTGGTCAACCTGCTGGAGGACCTGCAGGAACAGCTCGGCCTGACCTACCTGGTGATCGCGCACGACCTGGCCGTGGTCCGGCACATCTCCGACCGGGTCGGCGTGATGTACCTGGGCGGACTGGTCGAGGAAGCCGGTTCGGACACCCTCTACGCGGATCCGCTGCACCCCTACACCCGGGCGCTGCTGTCCGCGGTGCCGGTGCCGGACCCGCTGCTGGAGGACCGTCGCGAGCGCATCCTGCTGGCGGGCGACCTGCCCTCACCGGCCAACCCGCCCACCGGCTGCCGGTTCCACACCCGGTGCCCGTGGCGGCAGGCCAAGCGCTGCGACACCGAACGGCCGGTCCTGCGCGAGATCGCGCCGGGACACAAGGTGGCCTGCCACTACGCCGAGGACATCAAGGCGGGGCGGATCCGGGCGCACGAGGTCGAGCCGATCCTGGTGCAGGCCGATGACGGCATCTCGCCGGACACCGCGCTGACCGGGCCCGCCTCGGTCACCGAAGTGCTCGGGCCCTAG